In uncultured Methanobrevibacter sp., the following proteins share a genomic window:
- a CDS encoding tetratricopeptide repeat protein: protein MIYLNESEELGNTNPFLYNSLGCSWINLEEYEKAYHYFKLAVDGNPNHIEYLINISYTLIDLNNYDGALYYFIKASEINEHDWRLKKLKSLIEKNKANKN, encoded by the coding sequence TTGATTTATCTGAATGAATCTGAGGAATTAGGAAATACTAATCCATTTCTTTATAATTCTTTAGGTTGTTCATGGATTAACCTGGAAGAGTACGAAAAAGCATATCATTACTTTAAATTGGCTGTTGATGGCAACCCCAATCATATCGAATATTTAATAAACATTTCGTACACATTAATTGATTTAAATAATTATGATGGGGCGTTATACTACTTTATAAAAGCATCTGAGATAAATGAACATGACTGGAGATTAAAAAAATTAAAATCCCTAATAGAAAAGAACAAAGCAAATAAAAATTAG